A single genomic interval of Hemibagrus wyckioides isolate EC202008001 linkage group LG13, SWU_Hwy_1.0, whole genome shotgun sequence harbors:
- the heatr1 gene encoding HEAT repeat-containing protein 1 isoform X3, with protein sequence MTYQQMIWAMRTCKVLQTAGYSSHLLRTFLLPPTWRTQWHDYSLKDMCPVVQSFPQTDSSPLIRRSNLLSGSLSTTGLFWKHGPKRRECFSMMLMLCCRYPGALDAVLVSCVGEMCSAQQKNLLHQFLSLTMCCGKHQVLANSDTSLMLSLKHPVSAVRNMAMEYVKEILTSGQGGFDETFLKDALLERLKDDVPDVVLSALSALRLYLNHMNSEETISCLISLLHRVQPSDTEAWYSVLKEAVQVLDDLPIRETNPDLRAQISWELLPFLLITNSVPESAELKMAQCVADTHLLSQYPLTQGWTKVLRGVLEKTPPADVIRVANQMLISTLTKNLARMEPSTKRSAIEGVCALLAKQSAGQRERAAFVVLICALLQTLESLNESTHLHTAQILLRLLEPSLRKLYALQTDKLYEGEDKVFLPIYEMLADFLLKLHTGQNTEREYWSLLLSLLQHFINSLGCPESTFKGQLWWNPEKLDMNTCCYLQLLCSLFDMVVSGASQGPLLSSFRALLQPLLQVHLSEPEHLFKFLSLLWGYNNNLSDQLEFRVTAVLQTQALYVGKVMLTALPVKKLSILASPSSSVVPSLLGCLSCGVREVRRAAVAVLQPLAGVTSSPYHPLLEKLLLSAEELIADPAYLTQALSRLYEEAVSVTGKGRNKLLLAIEQLLQCVRSPDCPSYIAKVLLRALQGVNGELVLAILLPAMERLLEQCAPDNPVFLPDEALFLQLLLGKYNEASAPLLARDARSLELFITALGTSFKPYSHMDSFQIIAMEQITKSFFVTLGDENIQQRVLGVLFDLLVDNKNPTCSQTINSVFKAIVVDAELVANELTPMDKPKMSGSVQQTRRSKVQPKKAQDTPSEGGTVSWLRVTFILELLQHKKKLKRPQMLVPALFSLLSRCLEVSSELDNMEYTKQLLLSVLLNVCQKLSPQGGPISKDILDEDKFNVELVVQCVRTSNTPQTHHHALLLLGTVAGIFPEKVLHNIMPIFTFMGANIMRLDDTYSFQIINRTVQMVIPALIRAHEGGTHQEGQMQAVVTRIMHTFVDALPHVPEHRRIPILRQLLATLGPSNFLWVLMLLLFKQHATNTALSSTGAEKETALERDQEFWVLLCCEFEVHEQLTSLIKILQFLLTLPKEKDDVPERRRTRGKVCQEVEESTSDLVFHVEAHSGKELRHFKFLSVSFMGQLLAASSFVGKVADCKDLTESSLQALQQSLLEENLRYIHTVALCVEENSDKPTAKFWRALLTKSYDVLDKVNALLPTDTFIMVVRGLMSNQLPSVRRKAMELLNNRLQQRTRWEEQQVTVLLELIDDLLSIVGRGCGQFSGHEEEEQAVNRQTALYSLKLLCHIFGTHHQKAFLPVLSKTVELVANPKEEKNVMSSALLCVAEVTSTLKALAITQIPRLMPAVLQALKERKDLFSTEVYLLSAVTALQRTAETLPHFISPYLEDIILQQVARLTRVADHLTTCPQLAVRLCSLSSTLATKVPPRVLMPTLARCYNSMVESQQSQLCPLMNILKEHIGHMEKDQLNSHQSELTSFFLSALDFRTKHCQGDLEKTTEIEGCVIDCLLAMVMKLSEVTFRPLFFKLFDWSKTEGVPKDRMLTFCRLADCIADRLKGLFVLFAGQLVKPFSDLFRQLNTAHTGEAFFDSVDEDDVALQKSSLLLQYVLDCLHKIFLYDTQRFLSKERTDALLVPLVDQLENMLGGEQVYQTRVTKHLVPCVAQFSVAIGDDSQWKVLNYQILLKTRHSCSKVRFSALLMLVELASKLKENYMVLLPESIPFLAELMEDECEEVEHQVQKTIQEMESILGESLQSYF encoded by the exons GTTCTTGCAAACTCGGACACCTCTCTGATGCTCAGTCTGAAACATCCTGTGTCTGCTGTGAGGAACATGGCTATGGAATATGTGAAAGAGATTCTCACATCTGGGCAG GGGGGCTTTGATGAGACATTCCTGAAGGATGCGTTGCTTGAAAGGTTGAAGGATGATGTGCCTGATGTTGTGCTGTCTGCACTCTCAGCATTACGG CTGTATCTCAACCACATGAATTCAGAGGAGACCATCTCTTGTTTGATTTCTCTTCTCCACCGGGTCCAACCATCAGACACTGAGGCCTG GTATTCAGTGTTGAAGGAAGCGGTTCAAGTTCTCGATGACCTGCCTATTAGGGAGACCAACCCTGATCTGAGAGCCCAAATTAGCTGGGAGCTGCTACCTTTTCTGCTAATAACAAATTCGGTACCTGAGtcagcagagctgaagatggcACAGTGTGTAGCTGATACACATCTATTGTCCCAGTATCCTCTCACCCAGGGCTGGACCAAAG tgttacggGGGGTGCTGGAGAAAACTCCTCCAGCAGATGTTATCCGAGTGGCCAACCAGATGCTCATCAGCACTCTGACAAAAAACCTGGCCCGTATGGAGCCGTCCACTAAGCGCAGTGCT ATTGAGGGTGTCTGTGCATTGCTGGCCAAGCAAAGTGCTGGACAAAGAGAGAGGGCAGCATTTGTGGTGTTGATTTGTGCTCTTCTGCAGACTCTGGAGTCTCTGAATGAGagcacacacctccatacagcTCAGATACTCTTGAGACTTCTTGAGCCCTCACTGAGAAAGCTCTATGCTTTACAGACAGATAAG CTATATGAAGGCGAGGACAAAGTGTTTCTGCCCATTTACGAGATGCTCGCAGATTTCCTACTGAAACTGCACACTGGACAAAATACAGAAAGGGAATATTGGTCACTGCTCCTCTCACTTCTCCAACACTTCATTAACAGCCTTGGCTGTCCCGAATCTACATTTAAAG GTCAGCTCTGGTGGAACCCAGAGAAGCTTGATATGAATACCTGCTGCTACCTGCAGTTGCTGTGCAGCCTGTTTGATATGGTTGTGTCTGGGGCTAGTCAGGGTCCCCTGCTCTCCAGTTTTAGAGCCCTCTTGCAACCCTTATTACAG GTTCACCTGAGTGAGCCAGAGCATCTCTTTAAGTTTTTGTCTCTTCTTTGGGGCTACAACAATAACCTAAGTGACCAGTTGGAGTTCCGCGTGACAGCAGTGCTGCAGACCCAGGCACTGTATGTGGGAAAAGTGATGCTTACTGCCCTCCCGGTGAAAAAGCTTAGCATTCTGGCATCACCCTCCTCATCAG TGGTGCCGTCACTCTTGGGATGTCTGAGTTGTGGGGTGAGGGAGGTGAGAAGGGCAGCAGTGGCAGTCTTGCAACCTCTTGCAGGTGTTACCTCCTCTCCATATCACCCTCTGTTAGAGAAGCTGCTTCTATCAGCTGAAGAGCTCATTGCTGATCCAGCCTACCTCACTCAG GCACTGTCCAGGTTGTATGAGGAAGCTGTTTCTGTGACAGGGAAGGGCAGAAACAAGCTGCTCTTGGCTATAGAGCAGCttctgcagtgtgtgaggtCTCCCGACTGCCCCAGCTACATTGCCAAAGTATTGCTGCGAGCTTTGCAAGGTGTCAATGGAGAG TTGGTTTTGGCCATCCTTCTCCCAGCCATGGAGCGTTTGCTAGAGCAGTGTGCTCCAGACAATCCAGTTTTTCTGCCAGACGAGGCTTTGTTCCTGCAGTTGCTGCTGGGCAAGTACAATGAGGCATCTGCCCCACTGCTTGCCCGAGATGCTAGGAGCCTGGAGCTCTTTATTACCGCACTGGGCACCTCTTTTAAACCCTACTCGCACATGGACAGTTTCCAGATTATTGCCATGGAGCAG ATCACCAAGTCCTTCTTTGTGACCCTGGGAGATGAGAACATTCAGCAGAGGGTACTGGGAGTGCTGTTCGACCTGCTGGTAGACAATAAAAACCCAACTTGCTCCCAGACCATCAATAGTGTTTTCAAAGCG ATTGTTGTGGATGCAGAGTTGGTGGCTAATGAGTTGACCCCTATGGACAAACCAAAAATGTCAGGGAGTGTGCAGCAAACTCGAAGGAGCAAGGTGCAGCCCAA GAAGGCACAGGATACTCCGTCAGAGGGTGGAACGGTGTCCTGGCTGAGGGTCACCTTTATTTTGGAGCTCTTACAGCACAAGAAGAAGTTAAAGAGGCCTCAGATGTTGGTGCCAGCTCTTTTCAGCCTTCTGTCCAG ATGTTTGGAGGTGTCATCGGAGCTAGATAATATGGAGTACACCAAACAGCTTCTCCTCAGTGTTCTTCTTAATGTCTGCCAAAAGCTCTCTCCACAGGGTGGACCCATCAGCAAGG ACATCTTAGATGAAGATAAATTTAATGTGGAGCTAGTGGTTCAATGTGTGAGGACATCTAACACGCCTCAAACACACCACCATGCACTGCTGCTACTTGGTACCGTAGCTGGAATCTTCCCT GAAAAGGTTCTACACAATATCATGCCAATCTTTACCTTTATGGGGGCCAACATTATGCGACTTGATGACACATACAGCTTCCAGATCATTAACAGGACTGTGCAGATGGTCATCCCTGCTCTCATTCGT GCTCATGAGGGGGGTACTCATCAAGAGGGACAAATGCAGGCTGTGGTGACGCGCATCATGCACACTTTTGTTGATGCTCTCCCACACGTTCCTGAACATAGACGTATACCCATCCTCAGGCAGCTGCTGGCCACACTGGGGCCTTCCAATTTCCTCTGGGTCTTAATGCTGCTCCTGTTCAAACAGCATGCTACCAACACTGCACTCAGCAGCACAGGAGCTGAGAAG GAAACAGCACTAGAGCGGGATCAAGAATTCTGGGTCTTGCTATGTTGCGAGTTTGAAGTCCATGAGCAGCTCACTTCTCTTATTAAAATTTTACAGTTCCTTCTGACCCTTCCAAAGGAAAAAGATGATG TCCCAGAGAGGAGACGGACAAGAGGAAAAGTATGTCAGGAGGTGGAAGAAAGCACTTCAGATCTGGTTTTTCATGTAGAGGCCCATAGTGGAAAAGAGCTCCGGCATTTTAAGTTCCTGTCTGTGTCCTTCATGGGCCAGCTACTAGCTGCCAGCAGCTTTGTGGGAAAG GTGGCTGATTGTAAGGATTTAACTGAAAGCTCTCTTCAGGCACTTCAGCAAAG CTTGTTGGAGGAGAACCTGCGCTACATCCACACTGTGGCTTTGTGTGTCGAGGAGAACTCTGACAAACCCACAGCCAAGTTTTGGAGAGCACTGCTTACCAAGTCCTATGATGTGTTGGACAAG GTGAACGCCCTCCTCCCAACTGACACTTTCATCATGGTGGTGCGGGGCCTGATGAGTAATCAGCTACCATCAGTAAGGAGGAAGGCAATGGAGTTGCTGAATAACAGATTGCAGCAGAGGACACGTTGGGAGGAGCAGCAG GTGACTGTGTTGCTGGAACTCATTGATGACCTCTTGAGCATTGTGGGTCGGGGTTGTGGCCAGTTTAGCGGACATGAGGAAGAAGAGCAAGCCGTTAACAGGCAGACAGCCCTCTACAGCTTGAAGCTGCTGTGCCACATTTTTGGCACCCACCACCAGAAGGCATTTTTACCTGTACTGAGCAAGACAGTGGAGTTGGTGGCAAACCCcaaagaagagaaaaatgttATGAGCAGCGCTTTGCTCTGTGTTGCTGAAGTCACTAGCACACTGAAGGCCCTTGCCATCACCCAAATACCCAG GTTAATGCCAGCGGTTCTACAGGCCTTGAAGGAGCGCAAGGATCTTTTTTCTACAGAGGTGTATCTGTTGAGTGCAGTTACAGCCCTACAAAGAACAGCAGAAACTCTCCCTCATTTCATCAGCCCTTATCTTGAGGACATCATATTGCAG CAGGTTGCACGCCTGACACGGGTTGCTGACCATCTCACCACCTGCCCTCAGCTAGCTGTTAGACTCTGTTCCCTGAGTTCCACACTCGCAACAAAGGTGCCACCCAGGGTTCTAATGCCCACTCTGGCAAGGTGCTACAACAGCATGGTGGAGTCTCAGCAG AGTCAACTTTGTCCTCTGATGAACATCCTAAAAGAGCATATTGGTCATATGGAAAAGGATCAACTCAATTCCCACCAGTCAGAGCTTACATCCTTCTTCCTGTCAGCTCTAGACTTCCGTACCAAACATTGTCAG GGAGATCTAGAAAAGACGACTGAAATCGAGGGTTGTGTCATAGATTGTCTTCTCGCTATGGTAATGAAGCTGTCAGAGGTCACATTTAGACCACTGTTTTTCAAG CTTTTTGATTGGAGTAAGACAGAAGGTGTGCCTAAAGACCGGATGCTGACCTTCTGCAGACTGGCTGATTGCATCGCAGACAGACTGAAGGGCTTGTTTGTTCTGTTTGCTGGGCAGCTGGTGAAACCATTCTCGGACCTTTTCCGCCAACTAAATACTGCCCACACTG GCGAGGCCTTCTTTGACTCAgtggatgaagatgatgttgcCCTGCAGAAGAGCAGTCTGTTGCTGCAATATGTATTGGACTGTCTCCATAAGATCTTTCTGTATGACACTCAGCGATTCCTCAGTAAAGAACGAACAGATGCACTCCTTGTCCCACTGGTAGATCAG TTGGAAAACATGTTGGGCGGAGAGCAGGTCTACCAGACCAGAGTCACCAAGCACTTGGTTCCCTGTGTAGCACAGTTCTCTGTTGCTATCGGTGATGACTCGCAGTGGAAAGTTCTCAACTACCAGATCTTGCTGAAGACGCGCCATAGCTGTTCCAAG GTGCGCTTCTCTGCTTTGTTGATGTTGGTTGAGCTGGCAAGCAAACTAAAGGAGAACTACATGGTGCTTCTTCCAGAGAGCATCCCATTTCTGGCTGAGCTTATGGAAG ATGAATGCGAGGAGGTGGAACACCAGGTACAGAAGACTATTCAGGAGATGGAGTCGATCCTGGGAGAATCCTTACAGAGCTACTTCTAA
- the heatr1 gene encoding HEAT repeat-containing protein 1 isoform X4: protein MTTYSSAAGNLYQARMGPNSNTKTPETHNLDAQTSSNCFEKRRRCYTMVLANSDTSLMLSLKHPVSAVRNMAMEYVKEILTSGQGGFDETFLKDALLERLKDDVPDVVLSALSALRLYLNHMNSEETISCLISLLHRVQPSDTEAWYSVLKEAVQVLDDLPIRETNPDLRAQISWELLPFLLITNSVPESAELKMAQCVADTHLLSQYPLTQGWTKVLRGVLEKTPPADVIRVANQMLISTLTKNLARMEPSTKRSAIEGVCALLAKQSAGQRERAAFVVLICALLQTLESLNESTHLHTAQILLRLLEPSLRKLYALQTDKLYEGEDKVFLPIYEMLADFLLKLHTGQNTEREYWSLLLSLLQHFINSLGCPESTFKGQLWWNPEKLDMNTCCYLQLLCSLFDMVVSGASQGPLLSSFRALLQPLLQVHLSEPEHLFKFLSLLWGYNNNLSDQLEFRVTAVLQTQALYVGKVMLTALPVKKLSILASPSSSVVPSLLGCLSCGVREVRRAAVAVLQPLAGVTSSPYHPLLEKLLLSAEELIADPAYLTQALSRLYEEAVSVTGKGRNKLLLAIEQLLQCVRSPDCPSYIAKVLLRALQGVNGELVLAILLPAMERLLEQCAPDNPVFLPDEALFLQLLLGKYNEASAPLLARDARSLELFITALGTSFKPYSHMDSFQIIAMEQITKSFFVTLGDENIQQRVLGVLFDLLVDNKNPTCSQTINSVFKAIVVDAELVANELTPMDKPKMSGSVQQTRRSKVQPKKAQDTPSEGGTVSWLRVTFILELLQHKKKLKRPQMLVPALFSLLSRCLEVSSELDNMEYTKQLLLSVLLNVCQKLSPQGGPISKDILDEDKFNVELVVQCVRTSNTPQTHHHALLLLGTVAGIFPEKVLHNIMPIFTFMGANIMRLDDTYSFQIINRTVQMVIPALIRAHEGGTHQEGQMQAVVTRIMHTFVDALPHVPEHRRIPILRQLLATLGPSNFLWVLMLLLFKQHATNTALSSTGAEKETALERDQEFWVLLCCEFEVHEQLTSLIKILQFLLTLPKEKDDVPERRRTRGKVCQEVEESTSDLVFHVEAHSGKELRHFKFLSVSFMGQLLAASSFVGKVADCKDLTESSLQALQQSLLEENLRYIHTVALCVEENSDKPTAKFWRALLTKSYDVLDKVNALLPTDTFIMVVRGLMSNQLPSVRRKAMELLNNRLQQRTRWEEQQVTVLLELIDDLLSIVGRGCGQFSGHEEEEQAVNRQTALYSLKLLCHIFGTHHQKAFLPVLSKTVELVANPKEEKNVMSSALLCVAEVTSTLKALAITQIPRLMPAVLQALKERKDLFSTEVYLLSAVTALQRTAETLPHFISPYLEDIILQQVARLTRVADHLTTCPQLAVRLCSLSSTLATKVPPRVLMPTLARCYNSMVESQQSQLCPLMNILKEHIGHMEKDQLNSHQSELTSFFLSALDFRTKHCQGDLEKTTEIEGCVIDCLLAMVMKLSEVTFRPLFFKLFDWSKTEGVPKDRMLTFCRLADCIADRLKGLFVLFAGQLVKPFSDLFRQLNTAHTGEAFFDSVDEDDVALQKSSLLLQYVLDCLHKIFLYDTQRFLSKERTDALLVPLVDQLENMLGGEQVYQTRVTKHLVPCVAQFSVAIGDDSQWKVLNYQILLKTRHSCSKVRFSALLMLVELASKLKENYMVLLPESIPFLAELMEDECEEVEHQVQKTIQEMESILGESLQSYF, encoded by the exons ATGACCACGTACTCTTCAGCAGCTGGAAACCTATATCAGGCAAGAATGGGACCAAATTCCAACACCAAAACTCCAGAAACTCATAACCTCGATGCCCAGACGTCTTCAAACTGTTTTGAAAAGAGGAGGAGATGCTACACCATG GTTCTTGCAAACTCGGACACCTCTCTGATGCTCAGTCTGAAACATCCTGTGTCTGCTGTGAGGAACATGGCTATGGAATATGTGAAAGAGATTCTCACATCTGGGCAG GGGGGCTTTGATGAGACATTCCTGAAGGATGCGTTGCTTGAAAGGTTGAAGGATGATGTGCCTGATGTTGTGCTGTCTGCACTCTCAGCATTACGG CTGTATCTCAACCACATGAATTCAGAGGAGACCATCTCTTGTTTGATTTCTCTTCTCCACCGGGTCCAACCATCAGACACTGAGGCCTG GTATTCAGTGTTGAAGGAAGCGGTTCAAGTTCTCGATGACCTGCCTATTAGGGAGACCAACCCTGATCTGAGAGCCCAAATTAGCTGGGAGCTGCTACCTTTTCTGCTAATAACAAATTCGGTACCTGAGtcagcagagctgaagatggcACAGTGTGTAGCTGATACACATCTATTGTCCCAGTATCCTCTCACCCAGGGCTGGACCAAAG tgttacggGGGGTGCTGGAGAAAACTCCTCCAGCAGATGTTATCCGAGTGGCCAACCAGATGCTCATCAGCACTCTGACAAAAAACCTGGCCCGTATGGAGCCGTCCACTAAGCGCAGTGCT ATTGAGGGTGTCTGTGCATTGCTGGCCAAGCAAAGTGCTGGACAAAGAGAGAGGGCAGCATTTGTGGTGTTGATTTGTGCTCTTCTGCAGACTCTGGAGTCTCTGAATGAGagcacacacctccatacagcTCAGATACTCTTGAGACTTCTTGAGCCCTCACTGAGAAAGCTCTATGCTTTACAGACAGATAAG CTATATGAAGGCGAGGACAAAGTGTTTCTGCCCATTTACGAGATGCTCGCAGATTTCCTACTGAAACTGCACACTGGACAAAATACAGAAAGGGAATATTGGTCACTGCTCCTCTCACTTCTCCAACACTTCATTAACAGCCTTGGCTGTCCCGAATCTACATTTAAAG GTCAGCTCTGGTGGAACCCAGAGAAGCTTGATATGAATACCTGCTGCTACCTGCAGTTGCTGTGCAGCCTGTTTGATATGGTTGTGTCTGGGGCTAGTCAGGGTCCCCTGCTCTCCAGTTTTAGAGCCCTCTTGCAACCCTTATTACAG GTTCACCTGAGTGAGCCAGAGCATCTCTTTAAGTTTTTGTCTCTTCTTTGGGGCTACAACAATAACCTAAGTGACCAGTTGGAGTTCCGCGTGACAGCAGTGCTGCAGACCCAGGCACTGTATGTGGGAAAAGTGATGCTTACTGCCCTCCCGGTGAAAAAGCTTAGCATTCTGGCATCACCCTCCTCATCAG TGGTGCCGTCACTCTTGGGATGTCTGAGTTGTGGGGTGAGGGAGGTGAGAAGGGCAGCAGTGGCAGTCTTGCAACCTCTTGCAGGTGTTACCTCCTCTCCATATCACCCTCTGTTAGAGAAGCTGCTTCTATCAGCTGAAGAGCTCATTGCTGATCCAGCCTACCTCACTCAG GCACTGTCCAGGTTGTATGAGGAAGCTGTTTCTGTGACAGGGAAGGGCAGAAACAAGCTGCTCTTGGCTATAGAGCAGCttctgcagtgtgtgaggtCTCCCGACTGCCCCAGCTACATTGCCAAAGTATTGCTGCGAGCTTTGCAAGGTGTCAATGGAGAG TTGGTTTTGGCCATCCTTCTCCCAGCCATGGAGCGTTTGCTAGAGCAGTGTGCTCCAGACAATCCAGTTTTTCTGCCAGACGAGGCTTTGTTCCTGCAGTTGCTGCTGGGCAAGTACAATGAGGCATCTGCCCCACTGCTTGCCCGAGATGCTAGGAGCCTGGAGCTCTTTATTACCGCACTGGGCACCTCTTTTAAACCCTACTCGCACATGGACAGTTTCCAGATTATTGCCATGGAGCAG ATCACCAAGTCCTTCTTTGTGACCCTGGGAGATGAGAACATTCAGCAGAGGGTACTGGGAGTGCTGTTCGACCTGCTGGTAGACAATAAAAACCCAACTTGCTCCCAGACCATCAATAGTGTTTTCAAAGCG ATTGTTGTGGATGCAGAGTTGGTGGCTAATGAGTTGACCCCTATGGACAAACCAAAAATGTCAGGGAGTGTGCAGCAAACTCGAAGGAGCAAGGTGCAGCCCAA GAAGGCACAGGATACTCCGTCAGAGGGTGGAACGGTGTCCTGGCTGAGGGTCACCTTTATTTTGGAGCTCTTACAGCACAAGAAGAAGTTAAAGAGGCCTCAGATGTTGGTGCCAGCTCTTTTCAGCCTTCTGTCCAG ATGTTTGGAGGTGTCATCGGAGCTAGATAATATGGAGTACACCAAACAGCTTCTCCTCAGTGTTCTTCTTAATGTCTGCCAAAAGCTCTCTCCACAGGGTGGACCCATCAGCAAGG ACATCTTAGATGAAGATAAATTTAATGTGGAGCTAGTGGTTCAATGTGTGAGGACATCTAACACGCCTCAAACACACCACCATGCACTGCTGCTACTTGGTACCGTAGCTGGAATCTTCCCT GAAAAGGTTCTACACAATATCATGCCAATCTTTACCTTTATGGGGGCCAACATTATGCGACTTGATGACACATACAGCTTCCAGATCATTAACAGGACTGTGCAGATGGTCATCCCTGCTCTCATTCGT GCTCATGAGGGGGGTACTCATCAAGAGGGACAAATGCAGGCTGTGGTGACGCGCATCATGCACACTTTTGTTGATGCTCTCCCACACGTTCCTGAACATAGACGTATACCCATCCTCAGGCAGCTGCTGGCCACACTGGGGCCTTCCAATTTCCTCTGGGTCTTAATGCTGCTCCTGTTCAAACAGCATGCTACCAACACTGCACTCAGCAGCACAGGAGCTGAGAAG GAAACAGCACTAGAGCGGGATCAAGAATTCTGGGTCTTGCTATGTTGCGAGTTTGAAGTCCATGAGCAGCTCACTTCTCTTATTAAAATTTTACAGTTCCTTCTGACCCTTCCAAAGGAAAAAGATGATG TCCCAGAGAGGAGACGGACAAGAGGAAAAGTATGTCAGGAGGTGGAAGAAAGCACTTCAGATCTGGTTTTTCATGTAGAGGCCCATAGTGGAAAAGAGCTCCGGCATTTTAAGTTCCTGTCTGTGTCCTTCATGGGCCAGCTACTAGCTGCCAGCAGCTTTGTGGGAAAG GTGGCTGATTGTAAGGATTTAACTGAAAGCTCTCTTCAGGCACTTCAGCAAAG CTTGTTGGAGGAGAACCTGCGCTACATCCACACTGTGGCTTTGTGTGTCGAGGAGAACTCTGACAAACCCACAGCCAAGTTTTGGAGAGCACTGCTTACCAAGTCCTATGATGTGTTGGACAAG GTGAACGCCCTCCTCCCAACTGACACTTTCATCATGGTGGTGCGGGGCCTGATGAGTAATCAGCTACCATCAGTAAGGAGGAAGGCAATGGAGTTGCTGAATAACAGATTGCAGCAGAGGACACGTTGGGAGGAGCAGCAG GTGACTGTGTTGCTGGAACTCATTGATGACCTCTTGAGCATTGTGGGTCGGGGTTGTGGCCAGTTTAGCGGACATGAGGAAGAAGAGCAAGCCGTTAACAGGCAGACAGCCCTCTACAGCTTGAAGCTGCTGTGCCACATTTTTGGCACCCACCACCAGAAGGCATTTTTACCTGTACTGAGCAAGACAGTGGAGTTGGTGGCAAACCCcaaagaagagaaaaatgttATGAGCAGCGCTTTGCTCTGTGTTGCTGAAGTCACTAGCACACTGAAGGCCCTTGCCATCACCCAAATACCCAG GTTAATGCCAGCGGTTCTACAGGCCTTGAAGGAGCGCAAGGATCTTTTTTCTACAGAGGTGTATCTGTTGAGTGCAGTTACAGCCCTACAAAGAACAGCAGAAACTCTCCCTCATTTCATCAGCCCTTATCTTGAGGACATCATATTGCAG CAGGTTGCACGCCTGACACGGGTTGCTGACCATCTCACCACCTGCCCTCAGCTAGCTGTTAGACTCTGTTCCCTGAGTTCCACACTCGCAACAAAGGTGCCACCCAGGGTTCTAATGCCCACTCTGGCAAGGTGCTACAACAGCATGGTGGAGTCTCAGCAG AGTCAACTTTGTCCTCTGATGAACATCCTAAAAGAGCATATTGGTCATATGGAAAAGGATCAACTCAATTCCCACCAGTCAGAGCTTACATCCTTCTTCCTGTCAGCTCTAGACTTCCGTACCAAACATTGTCAG GGAGATCTAGAAAAGACGACTGAAATCGAGGGTTGTGTCATAGATTGTCTTCTCGCTATGGTAATGAAGCTGTCAGAGGTCACATTTAGACCACTGTTTTTCAAG CTTTTTGATTGGAGTAAGACAGAAGGTGTGCCTAAAGACCGGATGCTGACCTTCTGCAGACTGGCTGATTGCATCGCAGACAGACTGAAGGGCTTGTTTGTTCTGTTTGCTGGGCAGCTGGTGAAACCATTCTCGGACCTTTTCCGCCAACTAAATACTGCCCACACTG GCGAGGCCTTCTTTGACTCAgtggatgaagatgatgttgcCCTGCAGAAGAGCAGTCTGTTGCTGCAATATGTATTGGACTGTCTCCATAAGATCTTTCTGTATGACACTCAGCGATTCCTCAGTAAAGAACGAACAGATGCACTCCTTGTCCCACTGGTAGATCAG TTGGAAAACATGTTGGGCGGAGAGCAGGTCTACCAGACCAGAGTCACCAAGCACTTGGTTCCCTGTGTAGCACAGTTCTCTGTTGCTATCGGTGATGACTCGCAGTGGAAAGTTCTCAACTACCAGATCTTGCTGAAGACGCGCCATAGCTGTTCCAAG GTGCGCTTCTCTGCTTTGTTGATGTTGGTTGAGCTGGCAAGCAAACTAAAGGAGAACTACATGGTGCTTCTTCCAGAGAGCATCCCATTTCTGGCTGAGCTTATGGAAG ATGAATGCGAGGAGGTGGAACACCAGGTACAGAAGACTATTCAGGAGATGGAGTCGATCCTGGGAGAATCCTTACAGAGCTACTTCTAA